The following proteins are encoded in a genomic region of Gimesia algae:
- a CDS encoding alkaline phosphatase family protein: protein MTKPLIVINVVGLTQEMLGDRTPHLTKLANEGFSRSMGTILPAVTCSAQSTLLTGLMPRDHGIVANGWYVRDLAEVMFWKQSNRLVQGEKIFETAKRRDPAYTTAKMFWWYNMYAPVDWSVTPRPSYPADGRKVFDSYSQPEGLKDELQSDLGVFPLLRFWGPGADITSSRWIVDASIKVFQEKKPNLTLVYLPHLDYNLQRLGASDPAIDQDIREIDQEAGRLIEAGQKAGAEIVVLSEYAITDVSRPVHLNRILREQGWLKVRKEALGWETMDCGASEAFAVADHQIAHVYVQRPEKISAVKSLLEKTEGVEMVLDRSQQAEFGIDHERAGELVVIAAPGAWFTYYFWLDDSLAPDYARTVDIHRKPGYDPVELFVDPTIKFPKLRIARRLARKILGFRYYMDLTSLDASLVKGSHGRLPLPGKEEAEAPLFICSSKAIERDEIPMTAVKEMLLELQFGK, encoded by the coding sequence ATGACTAAACCACTGATCGTAATCAACGTGGTCGGTTTGACCCAGGAAATGCTGGGGGACCGTACTCCTCATTTGACGAAACTGGCAAATGAAGGGTTTTCCAGGTCCATGGGAACGATACTGCCAGCCGTCACCTGTTCGGCTCAATCAACCTTGTTAACAGGTTTGATGCCACGTGATCATGGGATTGTGGCGAATGGCTGGTATGTCCGTGATCTCGCTGAGGTCATGTTCTGGAAACAGTCAAACAGACTCGTCCAGGGTGAAAAAATCTTTGAAACCGCAAAACGTCGCGACCCGGCATATACCACCGCGAAGATGTTCTGGTGGTACAACATGTATGCGCCGGTGGACTGGTCAGTCACTCCGCGCCCCAGTTATCCAGCGGATGGGCGAAAAGTCTTTGATTCCTATAGCCAACCGGAAGGTCTGAAAGACGAATTGCAGTCAGATCTGGGCGTATTCCCGCTGCTACGTTTCTGGGGGCCGGGAGCGGATATCACCAGCTCCCGCTGGATTGTTGATGCCTCGATCAAAGTGTTTCAGGAGAAAAAACCAAATCTCACTTTAGTATATCTGCCACATCTCGACTATAACCTGCAACGTCTGGGGGCCAGTGATCCTGCCATCGACCAGGATATTCGCGAAATCGATCAGGAAGCAGGTCGTCTGATAGAAGCAGGACAAAAAGCAGGCGCCGAGATTGTTGTCCTCTCTGAATATGCCATTACCGATGTTTCCAGGCCAGTTCATCTCAATCGAATTCTGAGAGAGCAGGGATGGCTGAAAGTCAGAAAAGAAGCGCTAGGCTGGGAAACGATGGACTGCGGCGCCTCCGAGGCGTTTGCGGTTGCTGACCACCAGATCGCCCATGTTTACGTACAACGACCTGAGAAAATCTCCGCTGTCAAATCGCTGCTTGAGAAAACTGAAGGTGTTGAAATGGTCCTCGATCGCAGTCAGCAGGCTGAGTTTGGCATCGACCATGAACGCGCGGGAGAACTGGTCGTAATTGCAGCACCAGGGGCCTGGTTTACCTATTACTTCTGGTTGGATGACTCATTGGCGCCCGATTATGCCCGTACAGTCGACATTCATCGTAAGCCGGGATACGACCCGGTCGAACTGTTTGTTGATCCGACGATCAAGTTTCCCAAATTGCGAATCGCACGTCGGCTGGCCAGAAAAATCCTGGGCTTTCGTTACTATATGGATCTGACCAGTCTCGATGCCTCTCTCGTCAAAGGCAGTCATGGTCGCTTGCCACTCCCCGGGAAAGAAGAAGCTGAAGCCCCTCTGTTTATCTGCTCCTCCAAAGCGATTGAGCGAGATGAAATTCCGATGACAGCGGTCAAAGAAATGTTGCTGGAGCTGCAGTTTGGCAAATAA